Proteins co-encoded in one Mustelus asterias unplaced genomic scaffold, sMusAst1.hap1.1 HAP1_SCAFFOLD_2946, whole genome shotgun sequence genomic window:
- the mis12 gene encoding protein MIS12 homolog: MADRLMTYETQFFGFSPQTCVLRVSSGIQDSLLDVMLVVERVIFKKLKEMPENTITPSQIRVCTESFLQLMKERFDVIFERIEQGILQHIFYIPENILLPEDRVQEQYSHTEKECKELQAEIDQLKHSYRCETMAKQALQAELEEQKLIELKLEQRIHWFHSLDNMWKSNAVSNVPESLAFVRELTQKVPAVLQKIQEKYKDELKHS; this comes from the coding sequence ATGGCAGACAGACTGATGACTTACGAGACCCAATTCTTTGGGTTTTCCCCCCAAACCTGTGTTCTCAGGGTGTCCAGTGGGATCCAGGATTCTCTCCTTGATGTCATGCTGGTTGTAGAACGAGTCATTTTCAAGAAACTGAAGGAGATGCCAGAGAACACAATAACTCCATCTCAGATCCGGGTCTGCACAGAAAGCTTTCTTCAACTGATGAAAGAACGCTTTGATGTGATCTTTGAGAGGATTGAGCAAGGGATTCTGCAACACATCTTTTACATTCCTGAAAATATTCTCCTGCCTGAGGACAGAGTCCAGGAACAGTACTCCCACACCGAGAAAGAGTGCAAGGAGCTGCAGGCTGAAATAGATCAGCTGAAGCACAGCTACAGGTGTGAAACGATGGCTAAACAAGCCCTTCAGGCTGAGCTGGAAGAACAAAAACTGATTGAGCTGAAACTCGAGCAGAGAATTCACTGGTTCCACAGCCTGGATAACATGTGGAAGAGTAATGCAGTCAGCAATGTTCCTGAGAGCCTGGCCTTTGTTCGGGAGTTAACTCAAAAGGTCCCAGCTGTGCTGCAGAAAATCCAAGAGAAATACAAGGATGAGCTAAAGCACTCATGA